A window from Acidobacteriota bacterium encodes these proteins:
- the tkt gene encoding transketolase, which translates to MNQASAPATAASADRLAINTLRFLAIDMVEAARSGHPGAPMGQAALAYWLWTRYLRHDPASPDWLNRDRFVLSCGHASALLYGLLHLSGYDLPIEELKNFRQLGSKTPGHPEHGHTAGVETTTGPLGQGFANAVGLAMGERLLAARFNREGFPIFDYRTWVIASDGDLMEGVASEAASLAGHWGLGKLNVFYDANEITIDGSTDLAFSEDVAGRFEGCGWHTERVDDGNDLEAIDSALRSARAETERPSLVLVRTTIGYGSPNRADTAKAHGEPLGEDEARRTREALDWPMEPRFHVPEEARTAFEKAAERGARRTFEWNRLLERYTAEHPEPAAELAARRSGTLPADLWNTLPAFGPEDGPIATRKASGKVLNALAPHLPQLVGGSADLTGSNNTWLADEGVFSLDDPGGRNVHFGVREHAMGSIMNGLSLCRLFIPYGGTFLIFSDYMRPPTRLAALTGLQNIAVFTHDSIFLGEDGPTHQPIGQLAALRAIPNVTVVRPADGNETAAAWRIAIENRTGPTALALTRQGLPIGEELAARGRDGALRGGYVLADPPADAAPRAILIATGSEVSLALAASEALAAEGVPVRVVSLPCWEIFDRQERSYRESVLPPGITARLAIEAASPLGWERYVGLAGDVLAMEGFGASATCADVAEHFGFTVPNVIDRVRVLLGD; encoded by the coding sequence ATGAATCAAGCCTCCGCTCCGGCGACGGCCGCGTCCGCGGACCGCCTCGCGATCAACACGCTGCGTTTCCTCGCCATCGACATGGTCGAAGCCGCCCGCTCCGGCCATCCCGGTGCGCCGATGGGGCAGGCCGCGTTGGCCTACTGGCTGTGGACCCGCTACCTGCGCCACGATCCGGCGAGTCCGGATTGGCTCAACCGCGACCGCTTCGTGCTGTCCTGCGGCCACGCTTCGGCGTTGCTCTATGGGCTGCTGCACCTTTCCGGCTATGACCTGCCGATAGAGGAGCTTAAAAACTTCCGGCAGCTCGGCTCGAAAACGCCGGGCCATCCGGAGCACGGCCACACGGCGGGGGTGGAGACGACTACCGGCCCCCTCGGCCAGGGCTTCGCCAACGCGGTGGGCCTAGCGATGGGCGAGCGGTTGCTGGCGGCGCGGTTCAATCGCGAGGGCTTTCCGATCTTCGACTACCGGACCTGGGTGATCGCCAGCGACGGCGACCTGATGGAGGGGGTGGCCTCGGAGGCGGCTTCCCTCGCCGGCCACTGGGGCCTGGGCAAGCTCAACGTTTTCTACGACGCCAACGAAATCACCATCGACGGATCCACGGATCTGGCCTTTTCGGAAGACGTGGCCGGCCGCTTCGAGGGCTGCGGCTGGCATACCGAGCGGGTGGACGACGGCAACGACCTCGAAGCGATCGACTCCGCTTTGCGCAGCGCCCGGGCCGAGACGGAACGCCCGAGCCTGGTGCTGGTGCGCACCACCATCGGCTACGGCAGCCCCAACCGGGCGGACACCGCTAAGGCCCACGGCGAGCCGCTGGGGGAGGATGAAGCGCGGCGCACCCGAGAGGCTCTGGACTGGCCGATGGAGCCGAGGTTCCATGTGCCGGAGGAGGCCCGAACGGCCTTCGAGAAGGCGGCGGAGCGGGGGGCGCGGCGCACCTTCGAGTGGAATCGCCTGCTGGAGCGCTACACCGCCGAACACCCGGAACCGGCCGCCGAACTCGCAGCGCGCCGCAGCGGAACCCTGCCGGCAGACCTGTGGAACACCCTGCCGGCCTTCGGCCCGGAGGACGGTCCCATCGCCACCCGCAAGGCGTCCGGCAAGGTGCTCAATGCCCTGGCGCCGCATCTGCCGCAACTGGTCGGCGGGTCGGCGGATCTGACCGGCTCGAACAACACCTGGTTGGCAGACGAAGGTGTCTTCAGCCTGGACGACCCGGGCGGGCGCAACGTCCATTTCGGTGTGCGCGAGCACGCCATGGGGTCAATCATGAACGGCCTCTCGCTCTGCCGGTTGTTTATCCCCTACGGCGGCACCTTCCTGATCTTCTCGGATTACATGCGCCCGCCCACCCGCCTGGCGGCGCTCACCGGCCTGCAGAATATCGCCGTCTTCACCCACGACTCGATCTTTCTCGGTGAGGACGGCCCCACCCACCAGCCGATCGGCCAGCTCGCTGCCCTGCGGGCGATTCCCAACGTCACCGTGGTCCGCCCGGCGGACGGCAACGAGACCGCCGCCGCCTGGCGCATCGCGATCGAGAACCGCACCGGCCCGACGGCCCTGGCGCTCACCCGACAAGGGCTGCCGATTGGCGAGGAGCTGGCCGCCCGCGGTCGCGACGGCGCTCTGCGGGGCGGCTACGTGCTGGCCGATCCGCCGGCCGATGCCGCGCCCCGCGCCATCCTGATCGCCACCGGTTCGGAGGTGTCTCTGGCCCTCGCCGCCTCGGAGGCGCTGGCGGCCGAGGGCGTGCCGGTGCGGGTGGTGAGCCTGCCCTGCTGGGAGATCTTCGATCGCCAGGAGCGCTCCTACCGAGAGTCGGTCCTGCCGCCGGGGATCACCGCCCGGCTGGCGATCGAGGCGGCGAGCCCGCTGGGATGGGAGCGTTACGTGGGCCTCGCAGGCGACGTCCTGGCCATGGAAGGCTTCGGCGCCTCGGCGACCTGCGCCGACGTCGCGGAGCACTTCGGTTTCACGGTGCCGAACGTCATCGACCGGGTTCGCGTTCTCCTCGGCGACTAG
- a CDS encoding acyl-CoA dehydrogenase has protein sequence MAVADTSGSAHSLTEDPRLFAFLPPFYVAWADGELTPEEIAAIGDQALAVEGLEDCCQDALERWLDPERPPTAQELQKLLSAIRRQSASLSLGERRTMAELGVELARVGGHEPAPAEIEALERLETALSLPSAEVTRALVVKERPVVPEPVPSAAAFEPHALRRWLDGDRHALRQEVRELLAQPEMQPPAEVSKEEYREWVLARCRTLAERRYGALALPEEVGGKGDIASFVAVFETLALGDLSLVVKFGVQFGLFAGSIHQLGTDKHHQKYLPAAASLELPGCFAMTETGHGSNVADLETVARFDRATDEFEIHSPTQAARKDYIGNAARHGRLATVFAQLEIDGEGFGVHAFLVPIRDESGNPMAGVEIGDCGKKLGLNGVDNGRLLFDRVRVPREALLDRFAQVSAEGEYTSPIVSPSKRFFTMLGTLVGGRVSVARAALSASKVGLAIAVRYGDRRRQFGAPGEPETRLLDYVTHQRRLMPLVAEAYALHFALDHLVERFAASQETDGSGEDTKGEARREVETLAAALKSVATWHATDSLQTCREACGGQGYLAVNRFADLKADSDIFTTFEGDNTVLLQLVAKSLLGGYRHMFGSFSTLRLARYLIGRVATHVVETNPVITRKTDEVHLRDREFQRGAFRWREERMLATVAQRLKKRIDDGMESQQALIDCQDHLVALAKAHAERIVLDRFAEAVDGTPEPELRAVLSLLCDLYALHRLEQDRAWFLERGYFESNKAKAIRDLVNALCLEARQQAVPLVDAFGIPDAVLAAPIAFDGGQIET, from the coding sequence ATGGCCGTCGCCGACACTTCCGGTTCCGCCCATTCCCTGACGGAAGACCCGCGTCTCTTCGCCTTCCTGCCGCCCTTCTACGTCGCCTGGGCGGACGGTGAGCTGACCCCTGAAGAGATCGCCGCCATCGGCGACCAGGCCCTCGCCGTGGAGGGTTTGGAGGACTGCTGTCAGGACGCTCTCGAACGCTGGCTCGATCCGGAGCGTCCACCCACCGCCCAGGAACTTCAGAAACTGTTGAGTGCGATCCGCCGGCAGTCGGCCTCGCTTTCCCTCGGGGAGCGGCGGACGATGGCGGAACTGGGGGTGGAGCTGGCGCGGGTGGGCGGCCACGAGCCGGCGCCGGCGGAGATCGAGGCCCTAGAACGCCTGGAGACGGCGTTGTCGTTGCCGAGTGCCGAAGTCACCCGGGCGCTGGTGGTCAAGGAGCGGCCGGTGGTGCCCGAGCCGGTGCCGTCGGCGGCCGCCTTCGAGCCGCACGCCCTGAGGCGCTGGCTCGACGGCGACCGCCACGCGCTCCGCCAGGAAGTTCGCGAGCTGCTCGCCCAGCCGGAGATGCAGCCGCCGGCGGAGGTGTCGAAGGAGGAGTACCGCGAGTGGGTGCTCGCCCGCTGCCGGACCCTGGCAGAGCGCCGCTACGGCGCCCTCGCCCTGCCCGAGGAAGTGGGTGGCAAGGGCGATATCGCTTCCTTCGTGGCGGTGTTCGAGACGCTGGCCCTCGGCGACCTGAGCCTGGTGGTGAAGTTCGGGGTGCAGTTCGGCCTTTTTGCCGGCAGCATCCATCAACTCGGCACCGACAAGCACCATCAAAAGTACCTGCCGGCGGCGGCGAGTCTGGAGTTACCCGGCTGCTTCGCGATGACCGAAACCGGCCACGGCTCCAACGTGGCGGACCTCGAAACGGTGGCTCGCTTCGACCGCGCGACGGACGAGTTCGAGATCCACAGCCCCACGCAGGCGGCGCGCAAGGACTACATCGGCAACGCCGCCCGCCACGGCCGCCTGGCGACGGTCTTCGCGCAGCTCGAAATCGATGGCGAAGGGTTCGGCGTCCACGCGTTCCTGGTGCCGATCCGGGACGAGAGCGGAAACCCCATGGCCGGTGTGGAGATCGGCGACTGCGGCAAGAAACTGGGCTTGAACGGGGTGGACAACGGCCGTCTGCTGTTTGACCGTGTGCGGGTGCCGCGGGAGGCCCTGCTCGATCGCTTCGCCCAGGTCTCCGCCGAAGGCGAGTACACCAGCCCCATCGTCAGTCCCTCGAAGCGCTTCTTTACCATGCTGGGTACCCTGGTGGGAGGGCGGGTGAGCGTGGCCCGGGCGGCCCTCTCGGCTTCCAAAGTGGGCCTGGCGATTGCGGTGCGCTATGGTGACCGGCGCCGACAGTTTGGCGCACCGGGTGAGCCCGAGACCCGTCTGCTGGACTACGTCACCCACCAGCGTCGGCTGATGCCGTTGGTCGCGGAGGCCTACGCTCTGCACTTTGCCCTCGATCACCTGGTCGAGCGCTTCGCCGCCTCGCAGGAAACCGATGGCTCCGGCGAGGACACCAAGGGAGAGGCCCGCCGCGAGGTCGAAACCCTCGCCGCCGCCCTCAAGTCCGTCGCCACCTGGCACGCTACGGATTCCCTCCAGACCTGTCGCGAAGCCTGCGGTGGGCAGGGCTACCTGGCGGTCAACCGATTTGCGGACCTCAAGGCCGACTCGGACATCTTCACCACCTTCGAGGGCGACAACACCGTCCTCCTGCAGCTCGTCGCCAAGAGCCTCCTCGGCGGCTATCGGCACATGTTCGGGAGCTTCAGCACCCTGCGCCTGGCGCGCTACCTGATCGGCCGGGTGGCGACCCATGTGGTGGAAACCAACCCCGTCATCACCCGCAAGACCGACGAGGTCCATTTGCGCGACCGCGAGTTCCAGCGCGGCGCCTTCCGCTGGCGCGAGGAGCGCATGCTCGCCACCGTCGCCCAGCGCCTCAAGAAGCGGATCGACGACGGCATGGAGAGCCAGCAGGCCCTCATCGATTGTCAAGATCATTTGGTCGCCCTGGCAAAGGCCCACGCCGAGCGCATCGTGCTCGACCGCTTCGCGGAGGCCGTCGATGGCACCCCGGAGCCGGAGCTGCGCGCGGTGCTCTCGCTACTTTGCGACCTCTACGCCCTGCACCGGCTGGAGCAGGACCGGGCCTGGTTCTTGGAGCGAGGGTACTTCGAGAGCAACAAGGCCAAGGCTATCCGCGACCTGGTCAACGCCCTGTGCCTCGAAGCGCGCCAGCAAGCGGTGCCGCTGGTTGACGCCTTCGGCATACCGGATGCCGTGTTGGCGGCCCCCATCGCCTTCGATGGAGGCCAGATCGAGACCTGA
- a CDS encoding DinB family protein, which translates to MALIKLFAQEMKHEAATTRRVLEVVPEEHFAWKPHEKSMSLGRLAGHIAEIPGWGPDTLQADFLDLGGDDAYQPFHPATRAELLAGHDRALETFFGSTQGVTDEDLSRNWQLRMGDHIAVEAPKAAILRSFILSHVVHHRGQMSVFLRLLDVPVPSVYGPSADDPGSFG; encoded by the coding sequence ATGGCCTTGATCAAACTCTTCGCCCAGGAGATGAAGCACGAAGCCGCCACCACCCGTCGGGTCCTAGAGGTGGTACCGGAAGAGCACTTCGCCTGGAAACCGCACGAGAAGTCCATGTCCCTCGGCCGCCTGGCCGGGCACATCGCGGAGATCCCCGGTTGGGGACCGGATACGTTGCAGGCCGATTTTCTGGACCTCGGTGGCGACGACGCCTATCAGCCCTTCCATCCCGCCACTCGAGCCGAGCTGCTCGCAGGCCACGACCGGGCGCTAGAGACGTTCTTCGGCTCAACCCAGGGCGTGACCGATGAAGACCTTTCCCGAAACTGGCAACTCCGGATGGGAGACCACATCGCCGTGGAGGCGCCGAAAGCGGCGATTTTGCGCTCCTTCATCCTCAGCCACGTCGTGCACCACCGCGGGCAGATGTCGGTGTTTCTGCGCCTGCTCGACGTGCCCGTACCTTCGGTCTATGGACCTTCGGCGGACGATCCCGGTTCTTTCGGCTGA
- a CDS encoding GyrI-like domain-containing protein, with translation MSYEITKRTLAETPFLFMRSEVKQEAIAEALGTMFGSVFQYAIAQGIPFAGPPTSRYPCFGPGLVTIEAGMPIAGPGEGEGEIQLGSLFGGEVVTTIHKGSYDSLGQAHEAIQNWLEDNDEEVGGAPWEVYLTDPGEVPNPADWLTEINWPLKGA, from the coding sequence ATGAGCTACGAAATCACCAAGAGAACACTCGCGGAAACTCCGTTTCTTTTCATGCGAAGCGAAGTGAAACAGGAGGCCATTGCCGAAGCTCTCGGCACCATGTTCGGTTCGGTATTTCAATACGCCATAGCGCAGGGCATCCCCTTCGCGGGCCCGCCGACTTCCCGCTATCCCTGCTTCGGTCCAGGTCTTGTCACGATTGAAGCGGGCATGCCGATCGCTGGACCAGGAGAGGGAGAGGGCGAGATCCAGCTCGGCTCTCTCTTCGGTGGCGAAGTGGTAACCACGATTCACAAGGGCTCATACGACAGTCTGGGTCAAGCCCACGAAGCGATCCAGAACTGGCTTGAGGACAATGACGAAGAGGTCGGCGGCGCCCCATGGGAGGTCTACCTGACGGATCCGGGCGAAGTGCCGAATCCCGCCGACTGGCTGACCGAAATCAACTGGCCCCTCAAGGGAGCGTAG